The genomic window CCAGATCGAGCCGCCGCCGAAGATCGGGACCAGGCTGAATACCGAGTTCATCAAGGGGATGGGCAACCTCGGCGACAAGTTCGTCATCATCCTCGATATTAACCGGGTGTTCTCGGCCGATGATCTCGAATTCGCCCGGGATCTTGGCGAAGAGGCCGAAGAAGGGACAGCCCAAGAAAAATAATAAAATTGAGCGGGCTGGCATGAACGGTTATGAGGTCCCAACCTCCGACCTCCTTCCCCAACCCTTCTGCCAGGCTCGAAGCGGGGCTGATCTACCAACCGGATCAGCCCTTTTTATTGGTTCTTCGCAGATTTGAGTAATACAACGTTAGACTCCTCCTTCAGCTGGCTCAGTACAGGCAAAAAAAGTCAGGAGTCGGTCGTGCGCTACCGGCGACCTTGGTTGGTTTCGTTGGATGGAGACACTACCCGAAGGGCAGGGAGGTGTCTCTGGAGACTAAAGATCTTAGAACCGCCGGGTCCCGGCCCGGCAGCCGGGTTCATATCTTTATTAAGCGATAAAGAAACGAACCAAAGAAACCGCTCCCTTGCAGGGGCTTTTTGTGCGGCTTGAATTGTTTCTGTTCAATTGTGTTGCCGGAGGGTTTGCCTTGAGGCAAACACAATACGTCTCCGTGGCAGTTGCGGTTGGGCTACGGTTCAGTGGTCGCGCTGGCGGAAGCGACCTCAAGAGCAACGGGGGTGGTTCAAAATCATCGATGGATTCCCCCTTCGGCTACTTCGGCGAGCTCAGTACAAGATAGCTCAGGACAGGCGATCAGAGTCTGGAGATCATTCTTAGAGCAAACCCCGGCGGCCAGAAGATCCTGCTGCAAAACCGCCTGCCGATAGTTTTCGGGCCAGGGATGAAGATCGCCGATATCCATAACAAGAGGTTACCAAATAAAAAGAGAACGGGAACACTTTGATGGCGTCGATGGGGAGGTTTTGAGCATTTGCTCTTCTTGCAGAAAACAACATATTAGCTTAGAGTTGTTCATGGAACTTACCTGACCTTGGAAGTCAATCTATAAGGAGGGCCTTCACATGCATGTTTTCATAAGAGATTGTCAGAAAGTTGAAGAACTGGCGAGCCAGATATATAAGTCATTGGCTACGAACGACTCTTATCCGAATGAATTGCGTGAAGCCTTTACCAGGCTCAGCAAAGAAGAAGAAAATCACAGCCGAAATCTCGAGTTGCTTTTGCAGCTGCGTAAAGAAGAAATCAGTAACTTTAAAATTACCTGGGACAAAACATACTCAGCAATGAGACTTGCCGAAAAGTTTCTAGCAATGGTTGATGAAGAAGAGCTGGATCAGGGACGTGCTTTAACCATGGCTTTAGAAATGGAGAAAAACTTCATGCAAGTCCACGCCCATAATGTTCTGGAGTTTAACAATCCGCAAATATCGGCCGTTTTCGAAGAGTTGTGGAAAGAAGATCTAGCTCATTGTGATACCCTGAGAAAACACCTTGAGCAGTGCAGCTGACCAATCAAATAAAGATCAACTCTCGCAGTCGCCAGAAGTTGACAAACAGTGATGCTCGCTCTTGGGCGGGAATACACAAAAAGCATGCAACATGCGGCAGAAACCTTGGGCTGACCGGTCAACATGCCAACACTGCCCCTGACATCCTGGCATTGCAATCAGGCTGGAGTCGCACATGAAACGCATACGCTATGTCAGTTCAATGGCAAAACCCTTCACTGAAGATGAAGTTCAAAAACTTGTCGAGCTGGCCCAGAAGCACAACAAGCAAAAAGGGATTACCGGCATGCTGGTCGCTGCCGGCAACAAATTCTACCAGTTGATCGAAGGACCAGGCGGCGCGATCGACGCTTTATATAAACGGATTGAAAAAGACCCACGCCATACGGACGTAAAACTTCTGTCGGCAGAGAGTGGCGACATGGATCGCTTATACCCCAACTGGTCAATGCTTAAAGTTGACCTCTCTCTTGTCGAGCATGAGAAACTTGCACCGATACAAACACTTCTGAACAAGGCTGTTTCACAACGTGAATTGCTTGATGATGCGCTAAGCACCCTCGAGGAGTGTATCTGTAGAGTATTCACAGATGACGAAACGGCTGAAGATGACAATTGAACGGCAAACGAGAACGAAATCCATTCAAAGATGGAAAATCTTACTTCAAGAAGGAACAACCCTTTTCTTATTAATTCCAGATATCTTTAGTGATACCTGCCAGGGCAAGGTCGATACCAGTCGCAGCGGGTCAACGGCAATCCACTCGGTCGGCGGCCCGATTTCGCCAGCAGACTCTGATAGATACCGATGCGGCCCGTCTTGAATCCGTAGGCCGAGCCGGCCATGTAGATGCGCCAGACCCGGTATGTGACCGGATCGGTCAACTCAATCGCCCTCTCGCGGTTCGCCTCGAGTCGATCAACCCAATGGCGCAGGGTCATGGCATAGTGCTCGCGCAGGCTTTCGACATCCCGAACCTCGAAGCCGCTCTGTTCGGCAGCGCGCAGGGAGGTGCTGATCGGCAGCAAATCGCCGTCCGGAAAGACGTATTTGTCGATGAAGGACGGTCCGCCGCTCTCTGATCCCGTCATTGCCTCGGTGATGCCGTGATTGAGAAAAACGCCGCCCGGTTTCAGAAGATGGTAGGCCTTGTCGAAGTAATCCGGCAACCTGGTTTCGCCGACATGTTCGAACATGCCAACGCTGACCGCCTTGTCGAACTGTCGGTCCGCCGGCACATCGCGATAGTCGCAGACCTCGGCCCGGCAGCGCTCATCCAGACCCGCTTCACGAATGCGCTCGTTGGCGAGTTCGGCCTGGGGCGCGCTCAGGGTAATGCCGAGCGCTTCGACCCCGTAGTTCCGGGCGGCGTGCATAATCAGGCCGCCCCAGCCGCAGCCAATATCGAGCAACTTCTCGCCTTTACTCAGGCGCAGTTTGCGGCAGATATAATCGAGCTTGCGCTCCTGGGCCTCGTCGAGGCTGTCGTCCGGGCTGTGAAACAGGGCGCAGGAGTAGATCATCCGCTGGTCAAGCCAAAGCTTATAGAACGCGTTGGAGACATCGTAATGGTACCTGACCGCATCGGCGTCCCGCTCCTTTGAATGGGCTTCGCCCTGCAGCCGCGCGGCGGATCGGCTATTGCCCCCGGCAGACTTCTTCGGCAGCCGCAGCAGCTTGCGGGCCAGCTTCAGCTTTTCCAGCGGGCGACAGTCTCGCTCCAGCAAATAATCGGCGAGTTCGAAACTAGCCTCGAGATCTCCCTCGATATCGAAATCATCGTAAATGAACGATTCGCCGAGTGAGAGTTCGCTCGGACGCCAGAACATGTTGCGCAGCGCCGCCGGGTGCTTCATCTTCAGGGTGAAACGAGGCGGCCGATCATCGCTCCACCACTCGCTGCCGTCCCAGAGCCTGACCGAGAATGGTTCGATCCGGGCTTCGTTGAACACCCTTTCGAAAAATTCGATTCCCTGCTGCGCCTCCGATTCCTCCGCCGAGACCTTCCGACCGACCAGCCCCTTCATCGCCAGAACTCCTTTCTTATCAGCTAACTATCTAACAAATAAAACATTTCACAAGAATTTCAAGTCTCGACCTGCCAGGAATGCAACAACCTGCTGAGCGGATACTCCCCGGAACCTGCCCTTTATGATCGGAACGGACTGAAATCATTCCACTTTCTGTTAGCCCGGGAATAAGTGATTCTTTTGTCATCTGAAGCGACTCATCAGAAAAATAGCAGCGGCGGCGATAATAACCTGCCCGTTTTTCCGGACTAAGCCAGATCAGACAAAAAAAGAGGGCGGAATTAAATTCCGCCCTCTTTTGCCATTTGCAAGCTGCTCTTGAAAATTCTTACTTTTCTTCGTCTTTCTTGGCCGGAGCTTTCTTGGCCGGAGCCTTCTTCGCCGGTGCCTTCTTGGCGGCCGGTTTCTTTTCGGCATCATCCTTCTTGGCCGCTGCCTTTTTTGCCGGAGCCTTTTTAGCGGCCGGTTTCTTCTCGGCGTCATCTTTCTTCGCCGCAGCTTTTTTGGCCGGAGCCTTTTTCGCCGCCGGTTTCTTTTCAGCGTCGTCCTTCTTGGCCGCAGTTTTCTTTGCCGGAGCCTTCTTGGCGGCTGCTTTTTTGGCCGGAGCTTTCTCCTCCGTGACGACCTGCTTTACTTCGAGATCTTCAACCGGTTTTTCTTCAACTTTAACTTCCTGCACCGGTGCTTCTTCGACCTTCTTTTTGCGGGTCGTGGTCTTCGGCTTCTCTTCAGTCGGAGCGGCAGCCCTGACCGCCGGCCTCGACTTCTCGACCTTGATCTTGCGACCGGAAGCGGTTAATTCTTCACGCCGCCGCACCTTCAACCTCTTGTTGCGGCGCTGACGGCGGCGTTTAAATTCTTTTCTGCGTTCACTGAGTCCCATAGATAAACCCTCCAAAACTGTAATGGATTATCATTCTAGCCGAAGATGCCAACATCACCAAATACTTTTCCCGAAAAACTCCGTTTCTGGACAATATTTGCCGCTTTCATGTATATTTATGCGATACAATAGTGTTCAGACACAAATATCCGGAGAAAACAGCATGCGAAAATATTAGACAGCCCTGATGTTCTTTTATATCGGCATAACCCTTATCCTCACGTCCTGTGGTGGTGGAGGTAGCGGTGGTGGCGGCACATCGCCGGCGCCGCCGATCAACATGGGCACAGCGATTAACAAGTTTTACGATGGCGACCTGACCAGTTTCTCCTCTGTTTCCTATACATTCGATGTTGCACCCAATACCGAGGGGACCTATATCTCTGTTGAACTTTACGGCATCCGTCTGAACCAGTCAGCCTGGAATATTGCAGGTGGGACTTTCAACGCACCGGCAGTCGAACTCTCCCGGGTAACCTTTCCGGACCAAGGGCTGCTGAAACACCAGCTTAATGATACCATCGCAAATTTCTGGTTTTTCGGTTATCGCGATACCGAGATTCCTCTGTACTATTTGCCGGCAAGCGCAGTACCAATCACCTACCAGGTGACTGTCAGACGACAGAGTGCCGCAGCGAAAGGCGCCCCGTTCAAATTGAGGGTTAATACCGTTGATATGGAAACTCAGTTTGGGCCAATCCAGAATGAAGTTGAACTCGATTCGGGCAACCAGAATGACAACCTGCTTCAACTTACGAATGAGGATGAAATCCTTCGAGATAATCCGGGCCCAGAATTCGATGAAATCATCTCAGGGCTGTTTAAAAATAACGACCCCGATTTTTACTACATTGATATTACCGCGACTGCCGGCAATCCGGTCCTTTCTTGCTTTGAAATCTTTGCACAACGCAACGGCATGATGGACGAACAAATTTCCCCGGACTATCCCGACCCGGAGCTCCATCTTTACGGGCCCGATACTTCTTCATACCCTGCAGTCAATCTTGTTGACGACTATCTCTACACCGACCCGAAAATCTGCCGGAAAGTAACTGCGGACAACCGGTATGCGGTCGAGGTAACCGAAACACCGTCTAATCCGGAAACCGACACAAAATACCTGCTTGCATACACCGAGGAAAGGTTTACATCGATCGTTCCCGAAGTAGCCAGCAGCTTGGCATCACCGCAAGCAATAAGCTACGGAGACCTGGTCGAAGGAACATTAAGCCCAGCCTCGACCGAGACGCACTGGTATTCCTTTACGGCAGAACCGGGCGACATGATTCTGATCCGCCAATTCGA from Desulfuromonas sp. includes these protein-coding regions:
- a CDS encoding class I SAM-dependent methyltransferase; this translates as MKGLVGRKVSAEESEAQQGIEFFERVFNEARIEPFSVRLWDGSEWWSDDRPPRFTLKMKHPAALRNMFWRPSELSLGESFIYDDFDIEGDLEASFELADYLLERDCRPLEKLKLARKLLRLPKKSAGGNSRSAARLQGEAHSKERDADAVRYHYDVSNAFYKLWLDQRMIYSCALFHSPDDSLDEAQERKLDYICRKLRLSKGEKLLDIGCGWGGLIMHAARNYGVEALGITLSAPQAELANERIREAGLDERCRAEVCDYRDVPADRQFDKAVSVGMFEHVGETRLPDYFDKAYHLLKPGGVFLNHGITEAMTGSESGGPSFIDKYVFPDGDLLPISTSLRAAEQSGFEVRDVESLREHYAMTLRHWVDRLEANRERAIELTDPVTYRVWRIYMAGSAYGFKTGRIGIYQSLLAKSGRRPSGLPLTRCDWYRPCPGRYH